Proteins encoded in a region of the Bacteroidales bacterium genome:
- a CDS encoding BamA/TamA family outer membrane protein has product MNHYKKILFFIILCSAWFFYSCNPTKNIADGQYLVNRNKVSVDNSDISTDDLSSYIKQKPNRRILGVFRFHLGVYNSSVLWKKARANIGEPPVILDTLLTQKSIKQIKLYLNSKGFFNSEVQTKINYKRKKANIKYIVHTSKPYCIRNIAYNIEDEYIRSQVVADTMNSLLKRGGRYDVDVLQSERERLTVKIKNDGYFFFTKEYILYDIDSALNNHQLDITMGIRNPVEKLKNHSDSVVPSIHKRYTINNINIYPDYSLFNVDTANYKRLRYWALPRKKTAAPSLYTFVYKDTLRIKPKTITQSVFFKKGNEYKLTDVEDTYNRLMDIKLFKFVNIQFFISKDTLSKDTNLLDCDILLTRTPIQAISGEVESTNTAGNFGVAGNILYQNKNIFRGAEIFKIKFRGAMEIQKLLSDSVDETGLEQVLPFNTVETGIDFGLDIPKFFLIPVKQERFSKYFIPKTNVVAGLNYQKRSDYTRYVINFTYGYEYKPSKNQKIFFYPADVNSVKITTSPAFDSQLEAINDPKIKNSYIDHMITAGKFSYIFSNQKMEKNTSFSYFKGNAEWAGNLLRVKNLWFKNYQNADGSYELFNIKYSQYARADIDYRHYFIFDKINTLVFHGIAGAGIAYGNSIVLPYEKSFFAGGANGMRAWRVYSLGPGSYSDEETNLLSRTGDISLLGNVEYRFPVYSYLKGAFFVDAGNIWLNKKNDNMPEAEFTSSFYKQVAVGTGFGMRFDFSFFILRFDFALKAVNPANPEGQRWVLHYIKPKDFAINFGIGYPF; this is encoded by the coding sequence GTGAATCATTATAAAAAAATATTATTTTTCATTATACTTTGCAGTGCCTGGTTTTTCTATTCCTGTAATCCTACAAAAAATATTGCCGATGGTCAATACCTGGTAAACAGGAATAAAGTTTCAGTCGATAACAGCGATATCAGTACCGATGATTTATCAAGCTATATAAAACAAAAGCCAAATCGGAGAATATTGGGAGTTTTTCGTTTTCATCTTGGCGTATACAATTCATCTGTATTATGGAAGAAGGCCAGGGCCAATATTGGCGAGCCGCCTGTTATCCTTGATACATTATTGACTCAAAAATCAATAAAACAAATTAAGCTTTACCTGAATTCAAAAGGATTTTTTAATTCGGAGGTACAAACAAAAATTAATTATAAAAGAAAAAAGGCGAATATCAAATATATCGTTCATACTTCAAAACCTTATTGCATTAGGAATATCGCTTATAACATAGAAGACGAATATATAAGAAGCCAGGTAGTTGCTGATACAATGAATAGTTTGCTGAAAAGAGGCGGTCGTTATGATGTTGATGTGCTCCAGTCGGAAAGAGAACGATTAACAGTAAAAATAAAAAACGATGGATATTTCTTTTTTACTAAAGAATATATATTGTATGATATCGACAGCGCTCTTAATAATCATCAACTGGATATTACAATGGGAATAAGGAATCCGGTGGAAAAACTAAAAAATCATTCCGATTCTGTAGTGCCTTCAATTCATAAAAGATATACTATCAATAATATTAATATTTACCCGGATTACAGCCTGTTCAATGTGGATACTGCTAATTATAAAAGACTCCGGTATTGGGCTTTGCCCCGAAAAAAAACAGCTGCACCTTCTTTATATACTTTTGTGTATAAAGATACACTGAGGATAAAGCCAAAAACAATAACCCAATCGGTGTTCTTTAAAAAAGGAAATGAATACAAACTTACCGATGTTGAAGATACATACAACCGACTGATGGATATTAAACTTTTTAAGTTTGTGAACATACAGTTCTTTATATCAAAAGATACATTATCAAAAGATACTAACCTTCTTGATTGTGATATTTTATTAACCCGTACTCCTATACAAGCTATATCAGGCGAGGTTGAATCGACTAATACAGCAGGAAATTTTGGCGTAGCAGGAAATATATTATATCAGAATAAAAATATTTTCCGTGGCGCTGAAATTTTTAAAATAAAATTTCGCGGGGCAATGGAAATTCAGAAATTATTAAGCGATAGCGTTGATGAAACTGGATTGGAACAGGTGCTGCCATTCAATACTGTTGAAACAGGAATTGATTTCGGACTGGATATTCCTAAATTTTTTCTTATACCTGTTAAACAAGAACGTTTTTCAAAATATTTCATACCTAAAACCAATGTTGTTGCAGGTTTGAATTACCAGAAACGTTCCGATTATACACGTTATGTTATTAATTTTACATACGGGTATGAATACAAACCCTCGAAAAATCAAAAAATCTTTTTTTATCCGGCTGATGTAAATTCAGTAAAAATAACTACTTCACCTGCTTTCGACAGTCAGCTGGAAGCAATTAATGATCCTAAAATAAAAAACAGTTATATCGACCACATGATTACTGCCGGAAAATTCAGTTATATTTTCAGTAATCAGAAAATGGAAAAGAATACCAGTTTTAGCTATTTCAAAGGGAATGCAGAGTGGGCCGGAAACCTTTTAAGAGTGAAGAATCTTTGGTTTAAAAATTATCAGAATGCTGATGGAAGCTATGAGCTGTTTAATATTAAATATTCGCAGTATGCCCGTGCTGATATTGATTACAGGCATTATTTTATTTTTGATAAAATAAATACTTTGGTTTTTCACGGAATAGCGGGAGCAGGAATTGCTTACGGGAATTCTATTGTTCTTCCTTATGAAAAAAGTTTTTTTGCCGGTGGTGCCAATGGTATGAGGGCATGGAGGGTGTATTCACTGGGACCAGGTTCCTATTCTGATGAAGAAACAAATTTGCTGAGTCGCACGGGAGATATAAGCCTTCTGGGTAATGTGGAATATCGTTTCCCTGTATACAGTTATTTAAAAGGAGCTTTTTTTGTTGATGCAGGAAATATTTGGTTGAATAAAAAAAATGATAACATGCCTGAAGCGGAATTTACCTCTTCATTTTATAAACAGGTTGCAGTAGGCACAGGGTTTGGAATGAGATTCGACTTCAGCTTTTTTATCCTGCGTTTTGACTTTGCTTTAAAAGCAGTGAATCCGGCAAATCCGGAAGGACAACGATGGGTTCTGCATTATATTAAACCAAAAGATTTTGCAATAAACTTTGGAATAGGTTATCCTTTCTAA